The Pseudanabaena galeata CCNP1313 genome includes a region encoding these proteins:
- the gyrA gene encoding DNA gyrase subunit A produces MTEILEDRIIPTDLRGEMSRSYLEYAMSVIVGRALPDARDGLKPVHRRILYAMHELGMTADRPFRKCARVVGDVIGKYHPHGDTAVYEALVRMAQDFSMRDRMVDGHGNFGSVDNDPAAAMRYTECRLTRISQFGLIQDIERDTVNFGDNYDGSQQEPLVLPARIPQLLLNGSSGIAVGMATNIPPHNLGELVDGLVALIADPNLTDLELMQYIPGPDFPTGALILGTDGARETYTTGRGSVTMRAVASFETISASGRQDREAIIITEMPYQTNKAALIERIAEMVNEKKIDGISDIRDESDRDGMRLVIELKRDAYPKVVLNNLYKSTPLQSNFSCNMLALVDGEPITLTLRNALQVFLDFRYEVITRRTQYELRKAEERDHLLQGLLIALNHLDAVIALIRGADDSSSAKAGLIENYGLSEAQADAILAMQLRRLTAQDADKIHDEHNQLVEKIADLQHILANRDRILTITREELEAIKAEFTTPRRSRILPNEGDIDTADLIANRETIVMVTEQGYVKRMPVDTFTAQHRATRGKASANVKDDDAIAHFFACRSHDKVLFFTDRGKVYGVKAYEVPESGRAARGTAVVQLLPIAADEKITTVLPISEFSEDEYLVMLTAGGYIKKTKLPAFANIRSNGLIAIALEEGDLLRWVRRAKADNTIIVGSRQGMSIRFRTDHEQLRPMGRDTRGVRSMRLTGDDEIVSMDILPAGLAEIEEVEGSEEDIDLTVTVNEEENLETEATEAENEKAQGPWVLVVTRGGYGKRVPVNQFRIQKRAGKGLRVTKFKSGQDQLASLCLVDENNELMIVTSRGIVMRQSTDAIARQSRTARGVRLQKLDASDAIVGATLVPPALEEEIEEAEILNGDVALTATDTNVEELAPETPEIVELDGEDDTSTT; encoded by the coding sequence ATGACTGAAATCTTAGAAGATCGCATTATCCCCACAGACCTGCGCGGCGAAATGTCGCGATCGTATCTGGAATATGCCATGAGCGTGATCGTCGGTCGCGCTCTGCCCGATGCCAGAGATGGACTCAAACCCGTACACCGTCGCATTCTCTACGCTATGCACGAGTTGGGCATGACCGCCGATCGCCCGTTTCGGAAATGCGCCCGTGTGGTCGGTGACGTAATCGGTAAATATCACCCCCACGGTGACACCGCCGTATATGAAGCACTGGTGCGGATGGCGCAGGACTTCTCGATGCGCGATCGCATGGTTGATGGTCATGGTAACTTCGGCTCAGTTGATAACGATCCCGCCGCCGCAATGCGATATACCGAATGTCGGTTGACTCGGATTTCGCAATTCGGGCTGATTCAAGATATTGAGCGCGATACGGTTAACTTTGGCGATAACTATGACGGTTCCCAACAGGAGCCGCTAGTATTACCTGCCAGAATCCCCCAATTATTGCTAAATGGTTCTTCAGGAATCGCCGTGGGGATGGCGACCAATATTCCACCGCATAATTTGGGCGAGTTAGTGGATGGCTTAGTGGCTCTGATTGCCGATCCGAATCTCACGGATTTGGAATTGATGCAATATATTCCAGGTCCCGACTTCCCAACAGGCGCTTTGATCTTAGGAACCGATGGCGCTCGCGAAACCTATACGACGGGGCGCGGCTCCGTGACCATGCGAGCAGTGGCTAGCTTTGAGACAATTTCCGCTTCGGGACGGCAGGATCGTGAGGCGATTATTATTACGGAAATGCCTTACCAAACCAATAAGGCGGCTCTGATCGAACGTATTGCCGAAATGGTCAATGAGAAGAAAATTGATGGCATTTCTGACATTCGCGATGAAAGCGATCGCGATGGTATGCGTTTAGTCATCGAATTAAAGCGCGATGCTTATCCAAAAGTAGTTCTGAATAATCTTTACAAATCCACGCCTCTACAATCGAACTTTAGCTGCAATATGCTCGCTCTAGTCGATGGCGAACCAATTACGCTAACCCTGCGTAATGCACTGCAAGTATTTCTTGATTTCCGTTACGAAGTGATTACGCGTCGTACTCAGTACGAACTGCGTAAAGCCGAAGAACGCGATCATCTATTACAAGGGCTATTAATTGCGCTGAATCACTTAGATGCAGTTATTGCCCTAATTCGTGGAGCCGATGATAGTAGTTCTGCAAAAGCGGGCTTGATTGAGAACTATGGGCTTTCAGAAGCTCAAGCCGATGCAATTTTAGCGATGCAGTTGCGTCGATTAACAGCGCAGGATGCCGATAAGATTCACGATGAGCATAATCAATTAGTTGAGAAGATTGCTGATTTACAACATATTCTTGCCAATCGCGATCGCATTCTCACGATTACCCGTGAAGAATTGGAAGCAATCAAAGCTGAATTTACTACCCCTCGTCGCTCTCGCATTCTGCCCAATGAAGGTGATATTGATACTGCTGATTTGATTGCCAATCGCGAAACGATTGTGATGGTGACGGAGCAGGGCTATGTGAAACGAATGCCTGTGGATACTTTCACGGCTCAACATCGCGCCACACGCGGCAAAGCTAGCGCCAACGTTAAGGATGATGATGCGATCGCCCATTTCTTCGCCTGTCGCAGCCATGACAAAGTTCTCTTCTTTACCGATCGCGGTAAGGTCTATGGAGTCAAGGCTTACGAAGTTCCTGAATCAGGTCGCGCCGCCCGTGGTACAGCCGTGGTGCAACTATTACCGATCGCTGCTGACGAAAAAATTACTACAGTATTACCCATCAGCGAGTTTAGCGAAGATGAATATCTGGTCATGCTCACGGCTGGCGGCTATATCAAGAAAACGAAATTACCAGCTTTTGCCAACATTCGTTCCAATGGACTAATTGCGATCGCCTTAGAGGAAGGTGATTTACTGCGTTGGGTACGCCGAGCTAAAGCCGATAACACCATTATCGTTGGTTCACGTCAAGGCATGTCAATCCGCTTCCGTACTGATCATGAGCAGTTGCGCCCGATGGGTCGGGATACTCGCGGCGTGCGATCGATGCGTCTAACTGGTGATGATGAAATTGTGAGTATGGATATTCTCCCCGCAGGCTTAGCCGAAATTGAGGAAGTGGAAGGTTCTGAAGAAGATATTGATTTGACTGTAACTGTCAATGAAGAAGAGAATCTCGAAACTGAGGCAACCGAGGCTGAGAATGAAAAAGCTCAAGGACCTTGGGTACTAGTCGTCACTAGAGGCGGCTATGGCAAGCGGGTTCCTGTCAACCAGTTCCGTATCCAAAAACGCGCAGGTAAAGGTTTGCGCGTGACCAAGTTCAAATCAGGACAAGATCAACTTGCTTCGCTCTGTTTAGTTGACGAGAATAACGAGCTAATGATCGTCACTAGTCGCGGTATTGTCATGCGTCAAAGTACCGATGCGATCGCTCGTCAATCTCGTACTGCCAGAGGTGTGCGTTTGCAAAAGTTGGATGCTTCTGATGCGATCGTGGGTGCTACCTTAGTTCCACCTGCCTTGGAAGAAGAAATTG